The proteins below are encoded in one region of Coffea arabica cultivar ET-39 chromosome 4c, Coffea Arabica ET-39 HiFi, whole genome shotgun sequence:
- the LOC113740438 gene encoding protein-L-isoaspartate O-methyltransferase 1-like: MPAASSPSSLACYYSFSSVIACGCRYRAPLKHSFLAFTRRFHSLHPHHRYCRRLPPHSLAILAANTTAYSSRSRRLPKTHFFTGNSLFSRMERFWTGGGIDKNRAMVEHLQSYGVVRSKKVAEVMGTIDRALFVPDGTPPYVDTPMQIGYNATISAPHMHAMCLELLENHLQPGMHALDIGSGTGYLTACFAIMVGPQGHAVGVEHIPELAAESIKNIQKSAAAPLLKEGSLAIHAGDGRLGWPEHAPYDAIHVGAAAPEIPQALIDQLKPGGRMVIPVGNIFQDLKVVDKDMDGSISVHSETSVRYVPLTSREAQLRGY, translated from the exons atgcCAGCAGCATCATCTCCTTCATCTCTGGCGTGTTATTATTCATTCTCCTCAGTAATAGCGTGCGGTTGCCGCTATCGTGCGCCTTTAAAGCACTCGTTCTTAGCCTTCACTCGTCGCTTCCACTCCCTCCACCCTCACCACCGCTACTGTCGCCGTCTTCCGCCTCATTCTCTGGCAATTCTCGCCGCGAACACCACGGCGTATTCTTCTCGCTCCCGCCGTCTCCCTAAAACGCATTTCTTCACGGGGAACTCTCTTTTCTCCCGCATGGAG CGATTCTGGACAGGAGGTGGTATTGATAAGAATAGAGCAATGGTGGAGCATTTGCAGAGCTATGGTGTTGTTAGATCTAAAAAGGTGGCTGAGGTTATGGGAACTATTGACAGGGCTTTGTTCGTTCCTGATGGGACCCCGCCATATGTTGATACCCCCATGCAAATTGGTTACAATGCTACCATATCTGCGCCTCATATGCATGCCATGTGCCTTGAGTTGCTGGAAAACCATTTGCAGCCTGGCATGCATGCTCTGGATATTGGCTCAG GAACGGGTTATTTGACTGCATGTTTTGCTATTATGGTTGGACCACAAGGTCATGCAGTTGGTGTGGAACATATTCCTGAGTTGGCTGCTGAATCAATCAAAAATATACAAAAGAGTGCTGCTGCTCCACTACTGAAAGAAGGGTCCTTGGCTATACATGCAGGGG ATGGACGGCTTGGCTGGCCGGAGCATGCACCGTATGATGCTATTCATGTTGGTGCTGCAGCACCAGAAATTCCTCAAGCTCTGATCGATCAGTTGAAGCCCGGTGGCAGGATGGTGATCCCTGTCGGAAATATCTTCCAGGATTTGAAGGTCGTGGACAAGGATATGGATGGTTCAATCAGTGTCCACAGTGAAACTTCTGTTCGTTATGTTCCACTAACGAGTCGAGAAGCTCAATTGCGTGGTTATTAA
- the LOC113739934 gene encoding 28 kDa ribonucleoprotein, chloroplastic: MVCATKPILNSLSMATKSGCIVSLPSVFSASNSTMTSSLHAYLTIPSKPIRLSLSCSWSYSLISLKSRNFCNLGSAVSALTAAREEDNTIVLGASDEELAKDFEIEEGYSEGEHVIEAAVGEEEEEMEGFEGGEAVEEVEEYQEPPEDAKLFVGNLPYDVDSEKLAQLFEQAGVVEIAEVIYNRETDQSRGFGFVTMSTVEEAEKAVELFHRFDLNGRFLTVNKAAPRGSRPERTPRVFEPAPRIYVGNLPWDVDDVRLEQIFSEHGKVVNARVVYDRDSGRSRGFGFVTMSSESEMNDAIANLDGQSLDGRAIRVNVAEERPRRF, encoded by the exons atggtCTGTGCAACAAAGCCCATATTGAATTCTTTATCAATGGCAACAAAAAGTGGTTGCATAGTTTCTCTTCCTTCAGTTTTTTCTGCCTCAAATTCTACCATGACTTCATCTTTACACGCTTATCTGACCATCCCATCAAAGCCCATCAGGCTTAGCCTCTCTTGTTCCTGGTCTTACTCTCTAATTTCCTTAAAAAGTAGGAACTTTTGCAACTTGGGTTCTGCAGTGTCAGCCTTGACCGCTGCTCGAGAGGAGGATAATACCATAGTTCTTGGGGCTTCTGATGAAGAACTTGCAAAGGATTTTGAAATTGAGGAGGGATATAGTGAGGGTGAGCATGTTATTGAGGCTGCtgttggagaagaagaagaagaaatggagggGTTTGAAGGGGGTGAGGCTGTTGAGGAGGTAGAGGAGTATCAAGAACCTCCTGAGGATGCAAAGTTGTTTGTTGGGAACTTGCCGTATGATGTTGATAGTGAGAAATTAGCTCAACTTTTTGAGCAGGCTGGTGTTGTTGAAATTGCTGAG GTTATTTACAATAGAGAGACCGACCAGAGCCGTGGATTTGGATTCGTGACTATGAGTACTGTGGAGGAAGCTGAAAAGGCTGTGGAATTGTTTCACCGTTTT GATCTAAATGGCAGGTTCTTGACTGTTAACAAGGCTGCCCCAAGAGGATCACGGCCAGAGCGCACACCACGAGTATTTGAACCAGCTCCAAGAATCTATGTGGGTAACTTGCCATGGGATGTAGATGATGTGCGCCTTGAACAAATTTTTAGTGAGCATGGGAAAGTGGTAAATGCACGGGTAGTGTATGACAGGGATAGCGGTCGATCACGGGGTTTTGGTTTTGTTACAATGTCAAGCGAGTCTGAAATGAATGATGCTATTGCTAACCTTGATGGACAG AGTCTGGATGGGAGAGCTATCAGAGTAAATGTTGCTGAGGAAAGACCAAGGCGTTTCTAA